ATAGTCTTGAACAAATTGCCGATCAAAAGGCAATTGCCGCTGCAAAAGCAAAAGCTGCAACAGCCGCTAAAATCAAAGCTGCCGCAGCTGCGAAAGCGAAAACCGCTGCCGCTGCAAAAACCGCGGCTGCCGCCAAAACAGCAGCTGCGACAAAAGCCGCAAGCGCAGGCAAAGGCATCGCTGCTGCAAAAGCAGGTACAAATGTTGTTGCTGCCAATGCAGGCGCCACAACATCTAAAGCAGTAACCAGCACAGTGGGCTGTGGCTGCTCTAAAAGCTTAAGCCTTGGTCTTGGCCTTGGTCTTGGCATCTGGGGTCCGGTTCTGCTTGTGGCAGGCTTGGGCGCAGGTGGCTATTTTGCCTATAAGAAATATTCTGAACACCGTAGCAACGTTGTTCTGGATGAACCGTCTATCTAAGTAAACGGTTCAGACCATTAAAAAAGGCCACTGAGATTTCAGCGGCCTTTTTTTTGATCTTATCGTTTGTGGATTAAGATTTTAAAATATCTTCATCCAACAAAGGCGCATGATCATTTTCGCCTTCAATATAATCCATGCCACGGTCCCAAACATATTTGCCAGCAACAGCTGCAGCAAATGCTGTACCGACAGAAACCACAAGGCCCCCGCCCACAAGACCGACAGTAAAGGCACTTACCGCTGTTGCAACACCTGCACCAGCTGCCTCTTTGGCCGTTTCAACCACAACTTCGTTGGTTTCCATCTCACCGTCTTTGTGCTTTTTAAGATTTTGAGCGAGCGCACCGGACCCACCGACAATTGCACCAAGCGCACCAACACCGGGTACACTTTGCGCTAAAAAAGGAGCTAATTGAAACGCCATAATTCTTACACTTCCATCCGCTAGTTAAATCAACTACAACGATTCAATATTAGAATCGCTTTAAAAACACCCTAACATCAAACCAAAAGCCTTACAATCAAGCATTCTCCCAATGACAAATTAGAAAATGCTTCTAAGACCTTAAAAACTTGAATACCATAATAATCTCAACTACGTAGCCTGCAAAGCCTTTTTTTACTTTTTTTGTTGCGATTCATTCGCAATGATATTTACGAAAAAATATGCAAAAACTAAGGCTTAGAAGGTCTTTTTTATTAGACAAAAATCGCCTACACTGGTATTCCAACACTCAATGAATTCAGACTCGTAACCTTTATATTTGCCTTGGATTGGAAGAATGAACTCTGTCGCGCCCCATACCCATGATGTTCCTGATGCTGTTAAACCACAGGATATGCGCACTGAATCTGTTCAAACCCAAGGTGAAGTCCCTGTTTCCCAAGGCAAAGAAATCCCGGTTGAAGATTTGTTCAACGGCGTGGTTAATGTGCTTGGTGATGGGCTAGAGGTTATTATCGATTCTTGTGTTAGCGCCCAAAAACACATTGTACCGCACGCAAAAAGCGGGATCAGCGTTGTTTATGATGGATTCCATGAAAGTGTGAATGACATCGGCTGCTTCCTAAACAAGAAGATGAACGCAATTAAGAATACGCCGCTCGTCGATGATATCGAATTGATCCGGCAGATGAAAAAAGATAGCCAAGACTCGCAAAAAAGTCCGGTTCAGGGCTAGCGGGTCATTTGGAGAAATAGAACGTGGCAAAACTGATCATATATTTGATCATAGCGATTGCTATCTTGTTGTTTGCATTGCAAAACATCGAGCCTGTGATAATTGATTTTATCTTTATGGCGCCGGTGCCAGTGCCGATGATCTTGGTAATAGCTTTGTCATTTTTTAGTGGTTTTGTGGTCGCGCTGTTTAGTGTGGCGCGCATCACCATGAAGAAGAAGAACAAGGCCCAGATTGAATATCACCCTAAATAAGGGTCGGTTTTAGTTTGGGTCTTTAAGTGACCTTATAAAGCTTAGGAAGTGTAGGGAATGAAATACGAAAAGTGCGGTAAATGCATCAAGACCATTGGTTGGGTCGGCTTGGTGACCAACACCGTTTTAACCTTTTTGAAGGCGTTTGTCGGGCTGGTCTCTGGCTCTCACGCCCTGTTGGCCGATTCCCTTTATTCCTTTAAAGATGTGGTTAGCTCCCTTCTCGTCATTGTCGGCGGCAAGGTTTCTGAGCAATCCCTTGATAAAGAACACCCTTACGGGCATGGCAAGATCGAGTTCGTGCTGTCGCTTTTCGTCAGTGTGATCTTCCTGATTGTCACTGGCTTCTTGCTTGTTTATGCGGTGTCCATGCTGTTTGGCGATAGCACCCACCAAGCCCCACACCTCATTGCCCTTTGGACGGCGATCTTGTGTGCCGTGGTCAATGTGGTGATGTATGCCTATTCCAAATGTGCGGCCACTCAAAGCAACAGCCCACTGATTAAGACCCTATCCCAACACCATCACGCTGATGCCATTTCATCCAGTGCGGTGGCTGTGGGTATTGTGGGCGCGCATTATCTTGAAATGCCATGGGTTGATACTTTGGTTGCGGTGGTTGAAACCCTGCACCTGCTTTATTTGGGCAGCCATGTATTTAAAGATTCTGTTATGGGCTTGATGGATCGCCAGATCGATATGCCAAAACGCAAAATCCTGCAAAACCTGATCTTGGGTGTTGAAGGTGTGCGCGAGATCAAACATATGCGTACCCGTCATATCGGTCAGAATATTTCAGCTGAAATCACCGTTGGTGTGGATGAAAA
This sequence is a window from Candidatus Terasakiella magnetica. Protein-coding genes within it:
- a CDS encoding magnetic particle specific iron-binding protein, producing MLPLNELVKGMTPQEINAMSDSLEQIADQKAIAAAKAKAATAAKIKAAAAAKAKTAAAAKTAAAAKTAAATKAASAGKGIAAAKAGTNVVAANAGATTSKAVTSTVGCGCSKSLSLGLGLGLGIWGPVLLVAGLGAGGYFAYKKYSEHRSNVVLDEPSI
- the mamC gene encoding magnetosome protein MamC — encoded protein: MAFQLAPFLAQSVPGVGALGAIVGGSGALAQNLKKHKDGEMETNEVVVETAKEAAGAGVATAVSAFTVGLVGGGLVVSVGTAFAAAVAGKYVWDRGMDYIEGENDHAPLLDEDILKS
- a CDS encoding LapA family protein; protein product: MAKLIIYLIIAIAILLFALQNIEPVIIDFIFMAPVPVPMILVIALSFFSGFVVALFSVARITMKKKNKAQIEYHPK
- the mamM gene encoding magnetosome biogenesis CDF transporter MamM, which codes for MKYEKCGKCIKTIGWVGLVTNTVLTFLKAFVGLVSGSHALLADSLYSFKDVVSSLLVIVGGKVSEQSLDKEHPYGHGKIEFVLSLFVSVIFLIVTGFLLVYAVSMLFGDSTHQAPHLIALWTAILCAVVNVVMYAYSKCAATQSNSPLIKTLSQHHHADAISSSAVAVGIVGAHYLEMPWVDTLVAVVETLHLLYLGSHVFKDSVMGLMDRQIDMPKRKILQNLILGVEGVREIKHMRTRHIGQNISAEITVGVDENATVSEATAIANKVKETIIHTVSRIGAIQVKAEAHEKNTNAAQDSDDAASLIEAPEGGLA